TATTAAAAGCCCGTTTTTAAAAGGCCTTTCAATAATTTTACCAAACCGCCCGTCAAAATCATAACCAAATCTTTCCTTAAAATCCGCTTTATTTATCCCTGCCACAGTTCTTAATTTTAGCATTATATACTCTTTTAATTCCATATCCGGTGTGGTTTTTTCGCTTGTCTCCGCGGGGTCGTCGTTCTTTTTTAACCGCTTTATGTACTCTTCTATATTTTTAACATTGACGTATCTTAATCCGTCAAAATAAGACGCGGCTGCTGTACCTATACCGACATATTTTCCGGAATTCCAGTAATTAAGATTGTGAATACACTCTTTGCCGTCTTTACAGAAATTGGCTATTTCATACTGCTTAAAATCATTGCCTTCCAGAAAACCCGCGCCTGTTATAAACATATCTGTTATGTCATCGTCAGACGGCATTTTTAATCCGCCGCTTTCAATTAATTTTCCTGTCGACGTTTCCGGATACGGGGTAAACATATAAAAAGAAATATGCTCCGCACCGGTTGATGATGCCTCTTCAATATCGGATATTACCATTGATACATTCTGCCCCGGAATACCGTACATAAGGTCAAGGTTGATATTATTAATATTATTCTCCCGCAGTAAGGCAAAAGCTTCTTTTATCTTTGCCGAATTATGCACGCGGCCAAGAGTTTTCAGGATATTATCAT
The nucleotide sequence above comes from Candidatus Goldiibacteriota bacterium. Encoded proteins:
- the hemW gene encoding radical SAM family heme chaperone HemW; this translates as MTDKNTGLYIHIPFCVQKCGYCDFYSCDDKLYYIDDYIEVAIKELKYYKNKYEIEFSTLFIGGGTPTVLTEKQLDSLFTGIYSLYPKKNFKEITIEANPETITDKTAKVLAANVNRVSMGAQSFDDNILKTLGRVHNSAKIKEAFALLRENNINNINLDLMYGIPGQNVSMVISDIEEASSTGAEHISFYMFTPYPETSTGKLIESGGLKMPSDDDITDMFITGAGFLEGNDFKQYEIANFCKDGKECIHNLNYWNSGKYVGIGTAAASYFDGLRYVNVKNIEEYIKRLKKNDDPAETSEKTTPDMELKEYIMLKLRTVAGINKADFKERFGYDFDGRFGKIIERPFKNGLLINSADIIALTRKGMLVSNTVIALFF